A genome region from Cognatishimia activa includes the following:
- a CDS encoding porin, which translates to MKKVLFASTALVMTAGVAAADVTISGSANMGVKSIGGVTSVTNEIDFDVKGSGSTDSGISFGASVDLDASQSNTVAGADVGTGANDPEVFITYEGLTLTVGAVGSAGDQGGLKDVGFDEIGIDNSAEIGAFAARNVHVAYSFGDVNVAVSMDSTSGTNTWALGVNGSIDAFSYAIGYAENGANDTTTATVGYSAGAIAANLFYVNNGTNTGQGIDISYTSGDLTLTAVYADNNAAGKQDSYGIGFAYDLGGATLAGGFGEAKGVSVADLGVSFSF; encoded by the coding sequence ATGAAAAAAGTTCTCTTTGCTTCCACCGCGCTGGTCATGACCGCAGGTGTTGCAGCTGCAGACGTAACCATCTCTGGTTCCGCAAACATGGGTGTTAAGTCTATTGGTGGTGTAACTTCTGTCACCAATGAAATCGACTTCGACGTCAAAGGTAGCGGTTCCACAGACTCCGGCATCAGCTTCGGTGCATCCGTAGACCTGGACGCATCCCAATCAAACACAGTCGCGGGCGCAGATGTTGGTACTGGCGCTAACGATCCAGAAGTCTTCATCACGTACGAAGGTCTGACCCTGACCGTTGGTGCCGTAGGCAGCGCGGGCGATCAAGGTGGTCTGAAAGACGTTGGCTTCGACGAAATTGGTATTGATAACTCTGCAGAAATCGGTGCCTTTGCAGCTCGCAACGTACACGTTGCGTACTCCTTTGGCGACGTCAATGTTGCGGTGTCCATGGACTCCACAAGCGGCACAAACACTTGGGCACTGGGTGTGAACGGTTCAATCGATGCATTCTCCTATGCAATCGGTTACGCAGAAAACGGTGCGAATGACACGACCACTGCAACCGTCGGTTACTCTGCTGGCGCGATCGCTGCGAACCTGTTCTATGTCAACAACGGCACCAACACTGGCCAAGGCATCGACATTTCTTACACTTCCGGCGACCTGACCCTGACTGCGGTTTATGCAGACAACAACGCAGCAGGTAAGCAAGACTCTTACGGCATCGGCTTCGCCTATGACCTGGGTGGCGCAACACTGGCAGGCGGCTTCGGTGAAGCAAAAGGCGTCTCCGTTGCAGACCTGGGTGTTTCCTTCTCCTTCTAA
- a CDS encoding glycosyltransferase family 4 protein, whose translation MNILFIHQNFPGQFKNLAPALAARGDRCVALTLRVKKPTDWKGVRILPYQITRKPGDGVHPWLVDLNTKLHRGEACMIAATKLRDSGFTPDVIVAHPGWGESLFLRDIWPQARIGLYYELFYQANAADSGFDPEFARADDAMATQRIRMKNVNNHLHFPLGDMGICPTDFQASSFPKAFRDRISVIHDGIDTEVAKPNPDVVFDLPDGGQVTRDDQVITFVNRNLEPYRGFHIFMRALPKILRESPDAHVLIVGGEERSYGPAAPDGQTWKAIFTEEVRPQIPEVDWARVRFLGKLPYDRFLSLLQVSSAHVYLTYPFVLSWSLLEAMSCGAAIVASDTAPVREVIAQGETGRLVDFFDTKALAKEIRTVLEDPQMRSELGRRARSHVVANYDLTTIALPKQLQWIDSLKKSSAGSAEPWDFKT comes from the coding sequence ATGAACATTTTATTCATCCATCAAAATTTCCCTGGCCAGTTTAAGAATCTTGCCCCCGCGCTGGCGGCGCGTGGGGATCGCTGCGTTGCGCTGACTCTGCGCGTGAAAAAGCCGACGGATTGGAAGGGCGTGCGGATCTTGCCTTATCAAATCACCCGCAAACCGGGGGATGGGGTGCATCCTTGGTTGGTTGATCTAAATACCAAGCTCCATCGCGGTGAGGCCTGTATGATTGCCGCTACAAAGCTTAGAGACTCGGGATTCACGCCGGATGTGATTGTGGCGCACCCGGGGTGGGGAGAATCGCTGTTCTTGCGCGATATCTGGCCCCAGGCGCGCATCGGGCTTTACTATGAGCTGTTCTATCAGGCGAATGCGGCGGATTCCGGGTTTGATCCGGAATTTGCGCGCGCGGATGACGCCATGGCTACCCAGAGGATTCGCATGAAGAATGTGAACAACCACCTGCACTTTCCATTGGGCGATATGGGCATCTGTCCCACAGACTTTCAGGCCTCAAGCTTTCCCAAGGCGTTCCGCGACCGGATTTCAGTGATTCATGATGGCATCGATACTGAGGTGGCAAAGCCTAATCCCGACGTTGTCTTTGACTTGCCAGACGGAGGGCAGGTGACCCGCGATGATCAGGTCATCACCTTTGTGAACCGCAATCTGGAACCCTATCGGGGCTTTCATATCTTTATGCGGGCTTTGCCTAAGATTCTACGCGAGTCGCCTGACGCGCATGTGCTGATCGTCGGCGGAGAAGAGCGGTCTTACGGACCAGCGGCCCCGGATGGTCAAACGTGGAAGGCAATTTTCACCGAAGAAGTGCGCCCACAGATCCCCGAGGTGGATTGGGCGCGGGTTCGGTTTTTGGGGAAACTCCCCTATGATCGCTTTCTTTCATTGCTGCAGGTGTCCTCAGCACATGTCTATTTGACCTATCCCTTCGTGCTCAGCTGGTCTTTGCTCGAAGCCATGTCCTGCGGGGCCGCCATTGTGGCAAGTGACACGGCGCCGGTGCGCGAAGTGATCGCACAGGGCGAAACAGGCAGATTGGTCGACTTCTTTGACACAAAGGCCCTGGCTAAGGAAATCCGCACGGTCCTGGAGGATCCTCAAATGCGATCGGAACTGGGGCGCCGCGCGCGATCTCATGTCGTCGCAAATTATGACCTGACAACGATCGCATTGCCGAAACAACTGCAGTGGATCGACAGCCTCAAAAAAAGCTCAGCCGGATCGGCTGAGCCTTGGGATTTCAAAACCTGA
- a CDS encoding YggS family pyridoxal phosphate-dependent enzyme produces MSLVEIQERIAKAEIDAGRAPGSTELIAVSKVQPNERVQAVLEQGHRVFGENKVQEAAGKWPEFRKAFVGTSVHLLGPLQTNKARHAMELFEVIHSLDRPKLANTLARLAQELGKCPDLFIQVNTGEEPQKAGILPKDAEGFVKDCRELDLPIKGLMCIPPVDEEPSLHFALLAKIAERNGLKGLSMGMSGDFEKAVSFGATHVRVGSAIFGARDYG; encoded by the coding sequence ATGTCACTCGTTGAAATTCAAGAGCGTATTGCGAAAGCTGAAATCGACGCCGGGCGCGCGCCGGGGAGCACTGAGTTGATCGCCGTGTCCAAAGTTCAGCCAAATGAGCGTGTTCAGGCCGTTCTCGAGCAAGGCCACCGCGTTTTCGGCGAAAACAAGGTGCAGGAAGCTGCGGGAAAATGGCCTGAATTCCGAAAAGCCTTTGTAGGGACTTCCGTTCATCTGCTGGGTCCGCTTCAAACCAACAAGGCGCGGCATGCGATGGAGTTGTTTGAAGTGATTCACTCGCTGGATCGCCCAAAACTCGCGAACACTCTGGCCCGTTTGGCGCAGGAACTGGGCAAATGTCCAGACTTGTTCATTCAGGTGAATACCGGGGAAGAGCCTCAGAAAGCTGGCATCTTGCCGAAGGATGCGGAAGGGTTTGTCAAAGACTGCCGCGAATTGGATCTGCCGATCAAAGGGTTGATGTGCATTCCACCGGTCGACGAAGAGCCTAGCCTGCATTTCGCACTTCTCGCCAAGATCGCGGAACGCAATGGTTTAAAAGGCCTGTCGATGGGCATGAGCGGCGATTTTGAAAAGGCTGTGAGCTTTGGGGCGACCCATGTGCGGGTAGGATCTGCGATCTTTGGGGCGCGGGATTACGGCTAG
- a CDS encoding porin has protein sequence MKKVLFASTALVLTAGVAAAEVTISGSANMGLYYSEAAGNTIVKNEIDFDVKGSGETDGGISFGASVDLDADSNNSAHVTGGGASDPEVFISYEGLTLTVGNIGEANDVGGIADVGFDGLGVDDIVDVLRETGSDDVRIDYSFGDMAVAVSADSSNDEYAISLSGSIDAFSVSVGYADRAFDNTATVTLGYSAGAFSVNATYADSFYDTDPTAAVANASADGWGIDASYTTGDLTLTAVYAERDTAGTKADAYGIGVAYDLGGATLAGGFGEVAGDQRADLGISFKF, from the coding sequence ATGAAAAAAGTTCTCTTTGCTTCCACCGCGCTGGTCCTGACCGCTGGTGTTGCAGCTGCGGAAGTTACCATCTCTGGTTCCGCAAACATGGGTCTGTACTACTCTGAAGCCGCAGGCAACACGATCGTCAAAAACGAAATCGATTTCGACGTAAAAGGCTCTGGCGAGACCGACGGCGGCATCTCTTTCGGAGCTTCCGTTGATCTGGACGCAGATTCCAATAACTCCGCTCACGTCACTGGCGGTGGCGCTTCTGATCCAGAAGTATTCATCTCCTACGAAGGTCTGACTCTGACTGTTGGCAACATTGGCGAAGCAAACGACGTAGGCGGCATCGCAGACGTAGGATTCGACGGTCTGGGTGTTGACGACATCGTTGACGTACTGCGTGAAACCGGTTCCGACGACGTTCGCATCGACTACTCCTTCGGTGACATGGCTGTTGCAGTATCCGCAGACTCCTCTAACGACGAGTACGCGATCTCCCTGTCCGGTTCCATCGACGCGTTCTCCGTATCCGTTGGCTACGCAGACCGTGCATTCGACAACACTGCGACCGTTACTCTGGGCTACTCTGCAGGCGCATTCTCTGTGAACGCAACTTACGCAGACTCCTTCTACGACACCGACCCAACCGCAGCAGTTGCTAACGCTTCCGCAGACGGCTGGGGCATCGACGCGTCCTACACCACCGGCGACCTGACTCTGACCGCAGTTTACGCAGAGCGTGACACTGCAGGTACTAAAGCAGACGCATACGGTATCGGCGTTGCATACGACCTGGGCGGCGCAACTCTGGCTGGCGGCTTTGGCGAAGTTGCTGGTGACCAGCGCGCAGATCTGGGTATCTCCTTCAAGTTCTAA
- a CDS encoding DUF3576 domain-containing protein, which produces MNSVARFSISVIALSAMTACGGFRQNSQSADDYGQGEGGNTTFAATPVQERETTIWEIFAPSNEEVELKVNKYIWTASLETLDFLPIESVDPFSGVITTGYGTPPGGGQSYRATIFVRDPALDARSLHVAMQRRNGRAVPDSTVRAVEDAILARARQLRIRDGRF; this is translated from the coding sequence GTGAACAGCGTCGCAAGATTTTCGATTTCGGTCATTGCCCTGTCGGCTATGACAGCCTGTGGCGGCTTTCGCCAAAATTCCCAATCCGCAGACGACTATGGTCAGGGTGAAGGCGGCAACACGACATTTGCCGCAACACCTGTTCAAGAACGTGAAACAACGATCTGGGAGATCTTTGCGCCGTCAAACGAAGAAGTTGAGCTTAAGGTCAACAAATATATCTGGACGGCCTCGCTTGAGACGCTGGATTTCTTGCCAATTGAATCCGTCGACCCGTTTTCCGGTGTAATCACTACGGGTTACGGCACGCCTCCGGGGGGCGGCCAGTCTTATCGCGCGACAATATTCGTGCGCGACCCGGCTTTGGATGCGCGCTCTTTGCATGTTGCGATGCAACGTCGAAATGGGCGCGCAGTTCCTGATTCCACAGTACGTGCGGTTGAGGACGCGATTCTTGCACGCGCACGTCAGTTGCGCATTCGCGACGGACGCTTCTAA